TCTGCTAAATTATCAATACCTTTCGTATCCACAACTGCGGTTGAAGACTCACCCAGTTTTTGTAGCAAATGTGTAAACTCATCCGCAATCACAAAAATACCACTATATTCACCTGCTTCTACCAGCTTTTGCGCCACTTCAAAAAACGCTTCTGATGGTCTTTCAATCACAGCAGTTGGTTGAAAAGGTGTGCCACTAGCTTTCTGGGCTGCGGGACGAAAAATACCTAAAGCTGAGTCAGCACGGGGGCTTTTTAACTCATTTTTGAGTTGATTTAATGTCCGACGAAAATCATTTTCTAAAATATCTGATAATCGCTGAATGATATCAGGATAATCACTTTCCCATGTTTCAATCTGATTTAAAGCCGCTTGATAATAAGTATTACCCAGTAAATCTTCTAAATTATTTTCCTCAAGAGCATCAGCTAAACCACGCAAGACAAAACTATTAAAAGTAATGGCTGTATCTGCTTGTAAAAGTACAAGTAAAAAAGGTGGTTTTTCTAAGCGAGCATCATATATGGCTTTTGCTTTTGAATCATTCAAAAGCCGTAGTTTCTGAAAAAATGGTTTTAAAAGTGGGTCGTCGGCAGAGCGTGTGATATAATTTGCAATCATCAACATCAAATCAGATTTACCCGTGCCGTAAGTACCGACAAAGGAACGGGCGCGTTGTTCGGAATTAGATTGCAGACTATCCCGAACACTCATAAAGATGTCGAGAATTTCTGGAGTAGGGATATAGTTTTCAACGAAGTGGCGGTTCTGTTCCTGATCAAAAAAGTCATTCGGTAGTTGGACGGAAGGTTTAAATCCACCTTGTACTCCAACTAACTCCCCCATCCTTCGTGTCATAGCAGTATTTCCTCTGGCATCTCAAATATATGATTTTGACTCATTCCAGACAGTATTTTCCCTAACTCTAACTTTGCGTGCTTGCGAGTTACCAACACCACACCAGTCCGCAAATCGGTAGCACGCCCAACTTGCCTAAAAAACACCTCTTGCTGTTGCGGAGTCCACCAACCTAACAAAGGTTCAATCTCATCAACTACAACAAACTCAGCCGCAGTATCATTACATACTAACTTTAATATTCCCAAAGAGTCTTCCGGACAATAGGTTTCTTCCCGTCCAATCAAATTTTCTAAAAAGTCTGGGTCAAGTGTAAAGTTGATATATTTCCAACCAGTACGGTTACAAAGCGCTCGGCAAAGGGAAGTTTTTCCAGAACGGGGCTTTCCAACAACCCAGAGAACGCGGTATCGAGCTTGCTGACTACATACCAAGCGGACTTGTTTCTCAAGTGAATCAAGCAGAGTATCAAATTTCATCGCTGGCTGTAGTAACGTTCTAGTAACAGGTGTGGTGGTTCCAAATACAGTCGGTTGACTGGCTCGTGTTGTGTTTGTGAAAAACTTAAACAGCCCAAACCTGTTAATTCGCTGACAAACTGACGCACCTGTGGCTCCGAAGCTTGGCAAATATGCCCCAGGCTACCTTCTTCCTTACACAATTGGGGGAAGCTTAAGGTATTCGTTTGATTGTAATGACGCCGCCACCAATCAAATAACACATACCCTATTACCAAAATTTGTGGGAAATTAGGGGAAGCTACGCTGATGGTGGTTTTTTCTTTACCTAAAATCCCTAATTTGCTAAACCCTTGCGGGCGTATGTATGTACTAATAGCTGTGGAAGGGTCTTTTTTTAGTGCGGAGCGATTTTTAACTTCATCCCCCATAACACTGGCAAAATACGAAGTAAATTGTTCAGCAGTGAAACTCAAGCCAGGTGAAAGAAATTCATTCATCAGAACACGCCACGCTTGAGAACATTCAGTGTGTTTAGTGGATAAATAATAATGCAGTATCCATTGCGTTCCCAAATCTGTTAAATTTGGGTCGTAATTAAAAGCTAACTTGCCAAAGGGTGTTAGTTCGTAGCTTCGTCCCCGTTGACGTTGTTCTCCTAGCGTTGCTAAACCCGTATGACGTAACCACGCGGAAAATCCTTCTGCAACAGGCCGATTAACACCCATACAAGTCGCCAAAGCATCATGACCCAGTTCAGGCTGAGTCTCAACGCATTGTAAAGCTGCGCTTAGACGTTTCAAATCTAAATTAAAATTTTGATAAAAACCTATTGTTTTTGCCAAGAGTTACACCTTTTACTTTTAATGGTTTATTTCCAAAACAGAAATTTGCGTCAATACATATAGTTCAGGACTTACGCACTGAAGACGTAAAATCAAGTTTTGAGATTGCCGCGCTTTAGCTATCGCTATGCTTGCAACGGACGTAATTCGGTCGCGGTGCGTGAATCCTAGTTATGCTTCACCCTCCTAGTGCTTACCACGCTTATAGCAGCAAGCCACAAAAGCATACGGATTGAGCAGGTTTAGCGCTACAATTTCCAAGTATGATTCTAATGTAAGCGCATTTACTTATCATTCTCAAGTTAGGAGTAGTCATTAACTCGTTGCTGCCTACTGATACACCCAATCAAAATTATCCTATCTATCTCGACTGCCACTCAACAACCCCGGTTGATAAGCGGGTTGCAGAATTGATGTTGCACTACATGACCAAAGCATTCGGTAACGCTAGCAGCATCGATCATAGCTATGGCGATGAAGCAGAACAAGCGGTTTCTCAAGCAGCTATTCATGTAGCTAAATTAATTAGAGCTTCACCAAAAGAGGTAATTTTTACATCAGGAGCCACTGAAAGCATCAATTTAGCTATTCAAGGCAGCATCCTTGAAAAAACCACTAATAAAACCAGACTTTGCATTGCTGTCTTACCAATTGAACACAAAGCAGTTTTAGATACCTGTTATGCACTAGCGAAAAAAGGATTAGCTGAAGTTATAAACCTGCAAATTGATTCAAAAGGCAGATTAGACTTAGACCATGTAGAAAAAGTCTGTGCATCAGGGCTATCATTACTATGTGTAATGGCAGCCAACAATGAAATTGGCAATATTTATCCTATCCAAGAAGTTGGAAAAATAGCTCAAAAATATAACATTCCTTTTTTATGTGATGCTTCCCAAGCTGTGGGAAAAATCCCTATGAATTTTGAAGAATGGGGCATTACTTACCTAGCAATTTCTGCCCATAAACTTTACGGACCAAAAGGCTCAGGAGCTTTGGTTGTGAGAAAGGGATATCAACTTAATCCCATTTTATTTGGTGGTGGACATCAAAAGGGATTAAGGTCAGGTACTCTCAATGTTCCTGGTATTGTTGGGTTGGGAGAAGCTTGTCGCCTAAGACTACTAGAAATGGAAGAAGATGAATGGGCGATCGCTGAACTGAGAGATAAATTACAAAGCCTGTTACTAAGTAAAATCCCTGGTTTAATCCTCAATGGTGATGTTAACTCTCGGTTATCTGGCAACCTCCATATCTCCATTCCTGATTTTCCCAACAGTGTAATCATTGCTAGAGTCCGTAATAAACTAGCTATCTCTACAGGTTCCGCTTGCTCATCGGGTGTAGAAACACCTTCTCATGTTCTTCAAGCTATGGGTTTACCAACAGAAGTTATTGAAGGGGCACTGCGTATTGGCATAGGTAAATTTACAAATTCCTTTGAAATTGAACAGGCAGCAGAAATTTTATCATCAGTAGTCCACTTAACTCGTCCAATCATGTTTTTCCAGTCTTAGCATTATCAAAAGTTACTCCTAAGAAACACCTACCGAATGTGTTTCTTAGGAGTAAAGGCATTATTTACTCAACAAGGAAGAATGCCATCTATCCAATGTATGTAGCTAGTATCTTTATTCATACAACTTTGAAGATAGCGATATTTATCTATTAATTTATCACCCCATTGTTCTGGTATCTCTATGAGTTGAAGTATTAAATAAGCAATGAGACTAGAATAGATTTGAATTGTGATTCCATTGACATTCTTGGTAATAAGCTTGTCAAGCTTTAAGTGCATTTTTAAGAACTTCCATAGCAATTCAACACCCCAACGACATCGATAAATTTCCATAACTTCTTCATTTGATACACCAGCTTCTTCTCCTCGTTCGTCAGGAGAAATAAGTGAATTTGAAGTAGGCAAGTTTGTAACGAGACGATACTCTGTTTTCGTTTCCATATCGCAGAAACTGACAACTCTATACAAGCCCGAATTTTTAGTTGTACCAACTTTAATCAATTCGTTTTTTTTATCAAATTCTAGTTTCCAATTATTTTTTATCCTTAAAACGAAAAACTTATTTTCTTCGCTAAGTCGTTTGATGAATTCTAATCCAGCAAAGCCCCTATCCATAACACCAACAGCTTCTGGAGGTAAATTTGACATCATTGACGAACCATATTTAGCATCATGGTCTTGTCCAAAAATAATCAAATTATTATTTTCTGGTGTCCCTTTCGTCAAATTCAATGAACTGAATAATTTGACTTGGTGATAACCTGCAATCCATAGCAATTTGCTAGTGAGTGTAATGATTGTAGAATCGAAATGATTGTAGAATCGATAGGACAAATCATATAATCTTTATCATGCTTGTTCTTTTTAATTTTATTAATTATCTGATTTAAATGTTGATATATCTTGATAAATTGTTCTGGACTTCGATGTTTATTCGCCTTTGAAAAGGTAGATATATCGGCTTCATAACCTGTATTGTTTAAACGTTTAAATAAATCACGCATACTTTCTAGACTATTATCTAGAATAAATCCTATCCAGTATGAGACAAATAATCGAGTATTTAAAACCGGGTAATCATTTTTTGGCAAGTTACCAAGAATATTTTTGACAATTTTTGGAAATGAATGTACAATCACATTAATATTTATTTTATTAGTTTTATAGCTCCAAAGTATCATATTTGGGGCTATTTTTATTTAACTTTTTTTAACATTCAACACTTGTGGCATATACTCGTAGCAAGGTGACAGGTGAATACCTGAAAAGTCGGGGAGTCGATGGGGAAAAAATTCAAGTTATTCCCAATGGAGTGGATACCGATATTTTTCACTATTATCCCTCTTTTGTTACTACGAGGAGAGAAAAATACTATCTCTACTCTGAAAACTAAACAAAATAATGAATTGTGCGGTCGCGTCTTAATTTTGTCATTTAAATTCCTTTATTGAAAAAAGACGTAAATATAATAATTTCGGATTATTCTTTCCCCAAGGTAACAAAAGAGGGATTATTGTTCAGATATCTCCCATCCTTGTTCCCATCCTTGGCAGATGATATATTTTGGCACATTGTCGCCTTGGCAGGGAGTAAATTTAGCCATCGAAGCATTAGCTTTACTCAATCGTGATATTCCTACTCATTTAACTATTATTGGGCAAGGGAAGCCATACCAAATAGAGCTTTGTCAACAATTAGTAACAAAACTTCAGGTTCAGGAAAAAATTCAAATTCTGGAGCCAATATCGCAAAATAAATTAGTAGAATATATCCACAGAGGAGATGTGGTACTTGCACCTTTGACTGCTAGCGATCGCAACTTGATTCAAGGTTGTTGTCCTCTGAAAATTCTCGAAGCTATGGCGACAGGTACACCAGTAGTTGCCAGCGATTTACCAGTGGTGAGAGAGTTAGGAACAAATGGGGTAGATTTCTTACTCGTCAAACCAGGTTCAGCAAAAGCCATCAAGGATGCAGTGTTGCAATTGTACCACGATAGGGAACTAGGAAAATATTTAGCTGCCCATGCTCGCCAACGCATCGAACAGTTTTACACTTGGGAATGTGCGGGAAATAGTTTAGTGAAAGGATATAAATCAATTCAAAATTAAAGACAGTCACTCTCTTTACTCCATGCGATGATTGAGTTAGGAGTTAGGAGTAATAAGTAAATTCATGAATCATATTCATTACTTTTTCAATTAGTTGCTGTACCTCATAAACATTGAGTTTACTGTCATATCAGGGGTAAGATTGCTTCATTCCTTAATCCAATCCCAAATCTAAGATTCTCCAGAGTTGCTGCTTCTCCTGGTTCAAAGAATATTCTTTCACAATACAACGGCGAGCTGCGGCTTTAATTCTCTGTTTTTCACCCTCAGACAATTGCAGATATTCTAAAACTGCTTCCCCCAGTTGATGCAGGTGCGATCGCCGCAAAATAAAGCCATTTTCTCCATGAAAAATTACCTCAGGAATACCCCCTGCATCACTACCAATACACACACAACCACATCCCATTGCCTCTAATAGGGCATTTGGCATTCCTTCCCACAATGAAGGTTGCAAGTAGACATCCACCAACTGCAAATATTCTGCCACCTGCTGACTATCCTGGGAATGTCCTGTAATAATTATTCTCGAACCATCTTCAGGGTACTGCTGTCGATAAGTTTGTAACATCGACTCCTGGGATGCTCGCACCTCCCCAATAATTAATAAACAAGCAGGATATTTTTCCCTCACCCTCGTCAACGCACTTAGTAAAAATTGTTGCCCTTTCTTCTGTCGTAACTCTCCACAAAAACCTAACACCACCTCACCCGGTATAATTCCTAAGGATTCTGCCAACTCCCTCTTCCCTGGCGCTGGTGTAAAAATATTTGAATCAATCGTATTTTTTAATACTATTACATCATCCCTACCACTCAGTACAGACAACTTTCGCCCCATATCTGCACTCACAACAGTCAGCAAATTTGACTGTTCCAGCGTCCACCGCAAGCGAGCAAAATCTCCCGGGGGAAACATTTCCTTGTCAATATCATTACCACGGGCACTAACAATACTGCGTATTCCCTGCAATTTGCCAAACCATACAGCTAAAAAACCACTGGGAAATAAATAATGTCCCCATATCAAATCATACCCATGAGTCTGCTGTAACCATTCCATAACATTTACCGTGTGGGGCATTGTCATATCCCAATGACGATATAATCCTATGCGGTAAACCTGACAATTTTCTCCTATCTTTTCACAGGGAGATAATTCACCTGGTTGTAAATAACGACTCCACGTCAAGACATCAACCTGTACACCCATGGTACAAAGACTAGTGACAATCCTTGTCGCGCTTCTGGCAACACCCCCAATATCCGGTGTAAATCTTTCGGTGATTAATAGTAGACGCTTCATGGAATTAATCCAGCACGTTGAAAAAGCTTAGACACACAAGAAAGTAATATCATGTCCAGTTGAATACTTATAATTTAAGGGAGCAGAGAGCAAGGTGCAGGGTGCAAAGGGAAAGAGAATTTTCCGATTTCTGTATACACAAGTTATTGTGCGGATATGAGATGAAACATAATTTGGTAAATAGCAGGGACTTCATTTTAGTTTAGTATTGTTTCACGTATCTCTAAAGATCGCGTAGCGGAACGAAGTTGTATCGCTTTGTAGATTGATGACATAAATATCTATCTAATTGACTATTTTTGTTGAGGTGATTTTCTGCTAATGAATCCTCTACCCTTCAGGCGATCGCAATAATGGTTTTTCCAATGCACAATAAAATCTGGAGCTAATTTTGCTTATGATCGCAAGTGAACAAAAGCTAATAACGGACTGACATATCCTAAAAATATTATGTCATCGCCGTGTAACTCCGTGACTGACCACAAGGAGAAGCAAAGTTGAAAAAAATCAGCCTTCTTCTTGCACCCTATGCTGTCGCAGTGTTGGCTGTAGGAAGTGCCCTGTTATTAACACTCTGGTTAGAACCTGTACTGACACCGACTTTATTTCAATTATTTTTTGCGGCGGTAGCAGTTAGTGCTTGGTATGGTGGAATGGGAGCAGGATTATTAGCTACTCTGTTGTCAACTGTGGCTATTAGCTATTTTTTCTTAGAATCCATTTCTTCACCAGCATTATTGGCTGTGGACAATATTCTCCGAATGGGGATATATATTTTTGTCACAACTTTAATTAGTTCTCTTAATTCTAAGTTGCGCTCTGCCAAACAAGGGTTAGAAATCAGCTTACAAAAACTGCAAGCGAGTGAGTCAAAATTCCGCCGATTGGTAGATGCAAATATTATAGGTGTGATTGTCGCTGATATCCGTGGGGGAATACAAGAGGCAAACGATGCTTTTTTAGATATGGTGGGTTACAGCAGGGAAGATTTAGCCCAGGGGAAAGTGCGTTGGCGAGAAATGACACCGCCGGAATATGTAGAATTGAGCGATCGCTCGATTCAAGAATTGCAGTACAAGGGAGTATGTAAACCTTTTGCCAAGGAATATATCCATAAACAAGGATACCGTGTCCCGGTTTTGCTGGGTTCTGCCTTATTAGATGATTCCCCAGAGCAGGTAATTGGTTTTGTTTTAGACTTAACCCAACTTCAGCAGACAGAAACTGCCTTACATCAAAGTGAAAAGCGGTTTCGACAATTAGTTGAGTCAAATATTTTTGGGGTGATTTTTGCCGACTTCGAGGGTGGTATCCACTACGCAAACGATTATTTTCTCCAGATGGTAGGTTATACCCGCGCAGATTTAGCCGCAGGTAAAATTCGCTGGGATGAAATGACACCACCGGAATATTATGATTTAAATCAACAGGCAATTCAGGAACTCAGAACCCTAGGTTACGCCACACCCTTCGAGAAAGAATATTTTCGTCAAGATGGTACACGAGTACCCATACTTCTGGGGATTGCCACCATTCAGAATCCAGGTACTCGCAAACCAGAAGTTGTAGCTTTTTATCTAGATTTGAGCGATCGCAAACAAGCAGAAGCCGCATTACAGCAACGGGAAGAGGAATTGCGGTTAATTACCAATGCTTTACCTGTTTTAATTGCTTACGTAGACAAGGAAGAATGTTACTGTTTTAACAACCAAGCCTACGAACATTGGTTCGGTATCTCCCCAGCAGAAATCCTGGGCAAGTCGATGCGTGAAGTGATTGGGGAATGTAATTACCGATTGATTCAACCCTATATTCAACAAGTTTTATCCGGGGAGGAAGTCAACTATGAAATTCACATCCCCTGCACCCAAGGCAATGATAACTACATTCATGGTACGTATATTCCCCAGTTTGACCTAGAGGGCAAAGTTAAGGGCTTTGTTTCCTTAGTCAGCGATATTACAGTACGGAAACTAGCCGAAAAAGAACGGGAAGAACTCCTGGCACGGGAACAGATAGCGAGGGCAGAGGCAGAGGCTGTCAACCGCCTCAAGGACGAGTTTTTAGCCACCATTTCCCACGAGTTACGCACCCCCTTGAATGCCATGACGGGGTGGACACAATTATTACGTAGTCGCAAATTTGACGAGAATATCACCAGTAAAGCCCTAGAAACCATCGATCGCAATACCAAAAACCTGACAAGTATTATCGAAGATGTATTAGATGTATCAGCAATTATTCGGGGTGAACTACGTTTAAATATCTCTCCCATCGATTTGATTGCGGTAGTCATGGCAGCAATTGATACTATCAAGCCAGCAGCAAACGCCAAGGAAATTTCCCTAACTTGGGATTTAGATCCCACCGTCGGGATTGTCATGGGTGATAGCGATCGCCTACAACAAATTGCCTGGAATTTACTCTCAAACGCGGTTAAGTTTACCCATTCTGGGGGAAAGGTGAATATTTCTTTGAAGCGTCAAGATTCCTGGGTAGAAATTCGTGTGCGAGATACGGGAGAAGGGATTGCTGCGGATTTCCTACCCTATGTGTTTGAGCGTTTTCGGCAAGCAGATGGTTCAAGAACCCGTTCCCATGGAGGATTAGGTTTAGGATTGGCGATCGTGCGGCATTTAGTGGAATTGCACGGGGGAACAGTGAAAGCTGATAGCTTGGGTATAGGGATGGGCACAACATTTATTGTCAGTTTGCCAATGAAAGAGGTGAGTTGTTAGTGAATGGAAAGATAAGATGACTGTTTAAGATACTGCCTTCTCCCTTCTTTGGCTATGCAGCCACACCCAAATTGTAATTAAAACTGCCCCTTACGCCTTTTCTGCTGACATAATGACTAATATTAACGTAATGCTTTCTGGTGAGTGACGTGTCTGATTCTTTGTCTTGGCGGGAAAAATACCTTGCTCTCATTGATGAAATTGTCGAAACCACTCTCAAAGGGAAGATTAGTTCCACCGAACAGGTGTATCAAATGTTGTTGTCAGGGATAACAGCAGGAACAGGAGAAATATTTGAGATGGTATTGAGCGATCGCCTCACAGCTGCTCAAACCCAATTAGATGGGGAAACCGATGAACTCAAACAAGCCAAAGCAACCCGCTCCCTACGAGCTATCAAGACAATTTCTACCCAGTGGCAACGGGCACAGGAGCAAAATAAAGCCAATGAAATCATCGCCACAGCTGCCAGAGAAATTATTACCGCTTCATCCGAGGAACGTCTGACTATCTTTTTGCGTGTCACCGATCCCAATCAAAAACATCCCCTAAATTTGGCACAAATTCAGCAGCTAGCCAAGTCTCTGCAACAATTTGCCCAAGCTGATACAGATTTACAAGAAATATTTCAAGGTGTCAGCTATGGTATCTCTGCATGGCAACGACTGCAAGATAATTTAGTGAGTTGGATGTATGAACAGGGTAGGGAATCCCTCGGTTTTGGCGGTGTACCAGGGGAAAGTGGTCCCTGGGCGACTTGGGGCAAAAAAGTTAATAGTGAGCTTCTGGGGGCATTTTTCCGCCACCTGGCAAGGGATGGTTCAGTAGTGGAATTTGCCCAACAACAACAGCTTTCCCTGGGACAATGGATTGAAATCGCCATTGTTTTACAGTATTTGCAACGGGGTTTAGTTAATTGGTTCGACCAACAGCCCTACAATGTCAAAGCAGGTTCTAAGCTATCGATTTCTACTTTTTTAACCTTTGCTGCTATTTGGAGCCAGTTGGCTAGTGGCTTTAGCAATAGTCGCTACCGCAATGCAGCTTCCCAAATCATGTTACAAATACTGCGCAACTTTTCCCAAAGACAGTATTTCCCCTTGTATGGGGGGATTTTCGCTTCCTTCTCCGGCAGCTATTTACGGGATACCTTGAACTACTTTGATGAACCCTTGCAACAGGTAGAGGGAACCCAGGAGAAAGCCAGGATATTAACCCTTTTAGGCTATTCCCAAAGGGCTTTAGGGCAGTATGAACGCGCTCGAAATTTCCATCAACAAGCTCTCGAAATTGCCCGCAATGCTGGCGATCGCCCCTGCGAAATTGCTAATTTAAATCATCTCAGTCGTACCTGGGTGCAAGAAAAAAAT
The Calothrix sp. 336/3 DNA segment above includes these coding regions:
- a CDS encoding DUF4007 family protein, which codes for MAKTIGFYQNFNLDLKRLSAALQCVETQPELGHDALATCMGVNRPVAEGFSAWLRHTGLATLGEQRQRGRSYELTPFGKLAFNYDPNLTDLGTQWILHYYLSTKHTECSQAWRVLMNEFLSPGLSFTAEQFTSYFASVMGDEVKNRSALKKDPSTAISTYIRPQGFSKLGILGKEKTTISVASPNFPQILVIGYVLFDWWRRHYNQTNTLSFPQLCKEEGSLGHICQASEPQVRQFVSELTGLGCLSFSQTQHEPVNRLYLEPPHLLLERYYSQR
- a CDS encoding cysteine desulfurase family protein, which translates into the protein MLPTDTPNQNYPIYLDCHSTTPVDKRVAELMLHYMTKAFGNASSIDHSYGDEAEQAVSQAAIHVAKLIRASPKEVIFTSGATESINLAIQGSILEKTTNKTRLCIAVLPIEHKAVLDTCYALAKKGLAEVINLQIDSKGRLDLDHVEKVCASGLSLLCVMAANNEIGNIYPIQEVGKIAQKYNIPFLCDASQAVGKIPMNFEEWGITYLAISAHKLYGPKGSGALVVRKGYQLNPILFGGGHQKGLRSGTLNVPGIVGLGEACRLRLLEMEEDEWAIAELRDKLQSLLLSKIPGLILNGDVNSRLSGNLHISIPDFPNSVIIARVRNKLAISTGSACSSGVETPSHVLQAMGLPTEVIEGALRIGIGKFTNSFEIEQAAEILSSVVHLTRPIMFFQS
- a CDS encoding glycosyltransferase family 4 protein, whose translation is MIYFGTLSPWQGVNLAIEALALLNRDIPTHLTIIGQGKPYQIELCQQLVTKLQVQEKIQILEPISQNKLVEYIHRGDVVLAPLTASDRNLIQGCCPLKILEAMATGTPVVASDLPVVRELGTNGVDFLLVKPGSAKAIKDAVLQLYHDRELGKYLAAHARQRIEQFYTWECAGNSLVKGYKSIQN
- a CDS encoding glycosyltransferase family 4 protein, producing the protein MKRLLLITERFTPDIGGVARSATRIVTSLCTMGVQVDVLTWSRYLQPGELSPCEKIGENCQVYRIGLYRHWDMTMPHTVNVMEWLQQTHGYDLIWGHYLFPSGFLAVWFGKLQGIRSIVSARGNDIDKEMFPPGDFARLRWTLEQSNLLTVVSADMGRKLSVLSGRDDVIVLKNTIDSNIFTPAPGKRELAESLGIIPGEVVLGFCGELRQKKGQQFLLSALTRVREKYPACLLIIGEVRASQESMLQTYRQQYPEDGSRIIITGHSQDSQQVAEYLQLVDVYLQPSLWEGMPNALLEAMGCGCVCIGSDAGGIPEVIFHGENGFILRRSHLHQLGEAVLEYLQLSEGEKQRIKAAARRCIVKEYSLNQEKQQLWRILDLGLD
- a CDS encoding PAS domain S-box protein, whose translation is MKKISLLLAPYAVAVLAVGSALLLTLWLEPVLTPTLFQLFFAAVAVSAWYGGMGAGLLATLLSTVAISYFFLESISSPALLAVDNILRMGIYIFVTTLISSLNSKLRSAKQGLEISLQKLQASESKFRRLVDANIIGVIVADIRGGIQEANDAFLDMVGYSREDLAQGKVRWREMTPPEYVELSDRSIQELQYKGVCKPFAKEYIHKQGYRVPVLLGSALLDDSPEQVIGFVLDLTQLQQTETALHQSEKRFRQLVESNIFGVIFADFEGGIHYANDYFLQMVGYTRADLAAGKIRWDEMTPPEYYDLNQQAIQELRTLGYATPFEKEYFRQDGTRVPILLGIATIQNPGTRKPEVVAFYLDLSDRKQAEAALQQREEELRLITNALPVLIAYVDKEECYCFNNQAYEHWFGISPAEILGKSMREVIGECNYRLIQPYIQQVLSGEEVNYEIHIPCTQGNDNYIHGTYIPQFDLEGKVKGFVSLVSDITVRKLAEKEREELLAREQIARAEAEAVNRLKDEFLATISHELRTPLNAMTGWTQLLRSRKFDENITSKALETIDRNTKNLTSIIEDVLDVSAIIRGELRLNISPIDLIAVVMAAIDTIKPAANAKEISLTWDLDPTVGIVMGDSDRLQQIAWNLLSNAVKFTHSGGKVNISLKRQDSWVEIRVRDTGEGIAADFLPYVFERFRQADGSRTRSHGGLGLGLAIVRHLVELHGGTVKADSLGIGMGTTFIVSLPMKEVSC
- a CDS encoding tetratricopeptide repeat protein; protein product: MSDSLSWREKYLALIDEIVETTLKGKISSTEQVYQMLLSGITAGTGEIFEMVLSDRLTAAQTQLDGETDELKQAKATRSLRAIKTISTQWQRAQEQNKANEIIATAAREIITASSEERLTIFLRVTDPNQKHPLNLAQIQQLAKSLQQFAQADTDLQEIFQGVSYGISAWQRLQDNLVSWMYEQGRESLGFGGVPGESGPWATWGKKVNSELLGAFFRHLARDGSVVEFAQQQQLSLGQWIEIAIVLQYLQRGLVNWFDQQPYNVKAGSKLSISTFLTFAAIWSQLASGFSNSRYRNAASQIMLQILRNFSQRQYFPLYGGIFASFSGSYLRDTLNYFDEPLQQVEGTQEKARILTLLGYSQRALGQYERARNFHQQALEIARNAGDRPCEIANLNHLSRTWVQEKNYTEAIKSSQRGLILSRQAGDRTGEANALVNLGYSEVMQAQQLEQAEPETYESAINYLQQGLKLAEQLGDVQSKALCLSSLGVAYQVIGDNENAIQHLEAGFNTAQISGDLYLQGLNLANLAEVNYSMANFERAIYTGCLGMYLLHQITSTEWRKPAGLLTILQGQIGTDNFQKYLEQSRPKIISVIGVDGYDYLPQLLREY